The sequence GCTCGCCGGGCGGCCGAGCGGCACGTCCTTGGTGACGAGCGCATAGGCCTCTTCGACGCTTTTCAGCTTGAACTTCTCGACGATCACCTGCATCTGCTCGTCGGCCATGTCAGTCGTCACCCATCCCGGGCAGACCGTGTTGGTGCGCACGCCCTTGCGGCCGTAGTCGCGCGCCAATGACTTCGCAAGCCCGATGCAGCCGTGTTTCATGGTGACGTAGCCTGCCGCATCCGGCCCGGCGAACAGCCCGGCGATCGAGGCGAGAACGACGATATTGCCCTTGCTGCCGATCAGGTGCGGCAGGGATTCGCGGGCGCTGACGAAAGCGGTGTTGAGGTTGAGCCGGGTGGCGAGATCCCAGGTCTCATCGGACATGCTGATCGTCGGCCCGACACCATGGCCGCCGGCATTGGCGATCAGCACATCGAGCCCGCCGAATGTCTCGACAACAGTTTCGAGCGCGGCCCGCATCGCAGCGCCATCGGCCGCATCGGCGGTAATAACGGTGGCGCCGATCTCATCTGCGACGGCGCGAAGCGGCGCGGGGCGCCGTCCGACGAGCACGACATTGCCGCCTTCCTGCCGGATGCGCCGGGCGACGGCGGCGCCGATGCCCGTGCCGCCGCCGGTGATCAGCGCCGTCTTGTTGCTGAAACGCATATCTCTTCCTCCTGGATCTTTCGATCATCATGGTCGAAAGGCCGGGAGGCGTCCTGTCCAGCTGTGCAGTCCGTTTTGACTGAGCGTGCAAAACGATGCGGGAAAGGTCAGTAGACCTTCACGTCGCCCACGGGCCTGGCCGGTTCGGCCTTGTGGAAGTCCTCGAGCAGCTTGGCGGTGGCATTGGCAAGCAGCATGACGTCGTTGCCGATCGCGACGAAGGTGGCGCCGAGTTCGAGATAACGCTTGGAAAGGGCGAGATCGCCGATCAGGATGCCGGCGGCCTTGCCATGCGACTGGATCCGGGCAAGCGCCTTTTCGACTTCCGCCTGCACTTCGGGCGCTCCCGGCCTGCCGAGATAGCCCATGTCGGCGGCAAGATCGGACGGGCCGATGAAGACGCCGTCGACGCCTTCGGTCGTCGCAATCGCATCGAGCGCGGCAAGCCCCGCCCGGCTTTCGACCTGCAGCAGCAGGCAGATTTCGTCATTGGCGGTCTGGAGATAGTCGGGAATGCGGTTGAAATCGGAAGCGCGGGCAAGGGCAGCACCAACGCCGCGCACGCCCTGCGGCGGATAACGCACGGCGCGGACCATGGCTTCGGCCATCTCCTTGCAGTCGACCATCGGAATGAGCAGCGTCTGCGCGCCGATATCGAGCATCTGCTTGATGATCCAGGTCTCGCCGACCGGCGGGCGGATCACCGCATGGCTTGCCGATCCCTTCATCGCCTGCAGCTGCGAGGCGAGCAGCGGCACGTCGTTCGGCGCATGCTCGGCATCGAGCAGCAGCCAGTCATAACCGGCGCCGGCGCAGATTTCGACCGTATAGGGGCTGGCGAGCGCCTGCCAGAGGCCGATCTGTGCCCGCCCCTCTTTCAGGGCTTGCTTGAAGAGGTTCCTGGGCGCCGGCATGGTTTCACTCCTTCATGCAAAATAGAGGCTGACCGAACCGTAGGGGCCGAAATCGGCGTTGATGGTATCGCCGTGCCGCGCCTCGATCGGACGGATGAATGAACCAGCCAGCACGATCTGTCCAGCCTCGATGCCATCGCCATATTGCGCCAGCCGGTTGGCGAGCCAGGCAACGCCGCGGGCAGGCTGGTTGAGGACGCCGGCCCCAAGCCCCGTTTCCTCGACCTCGGCATTGCGGCTGACGATCGCGCCCATCCAGCGCATGTCGATCTCATCGGGCCGCACGGCACGGCCGCCGGTGACGATGCCGGCATTGGCGGCATTGTCGGAGATCGTGTCGACGATGGTGCGCGCCTTTTTCGTCTCCGGGTCGACACGCAGGATGCGGGTGTCGAGGATTTCCAGCGCCGGGGTGACGTAGTCGGTGGCGTTCAGCACGTCGAAGATCGAGATGCCTGGCCCGCGCAGCGGCGCCTTCATCACGAAGGCGATCTCAGCCTCGATGCGCGGCTGGATGAAGCGATCGGCCGGCACGGTGGCGCCGTCCTCGAACACCATGTCGTCGAAGAGCACGCCGGAATCGGGGATATCGATGTTGAGCGCATATTGCATCGCCTTCGAGGTCAGCCCGATCTTCCAGCCGATCGGCTTGCAGCCGCCGGTGATCTTCTTCTTCACCCAGGCGGCTTGCACCGCATAGGCATCGTCCATGTCCATCGCGGGATGTTTCAGCGACAGGAGCCCGGTCTGGGTGCGGGCGCGCTCGGCTTGGTCTAGACTTTCGGCGGCCGCCTGGATTTCGTCCTCAGACAGCATCAGAATACCTCGTCGGCGATGGTGTTTTTCAGGATGCCGAGGCCGTCGGCCTCGACTTCGACGACATCGCCGGGTTTCAGCCAGATCGGCGGGTCGAAGCGGGCGCCGGCGCCCGTCGGCGTGCCGGTGACGATGACGTCGCCGGGAACCAGCGTGGTGAAGGTGGAGATGTAATTGATGATCTTGCGGAAGGAGAAGATCATCCGGCTGGTGCGGTTGCTCTGGCGCACCTCGCCGTTGACGCGGGTTTCGAGCTTGATGTCCTCAAGCTGGGCGGGGTCGGTGAAGGGGATCAGCCAGGGGCCGATTGCGCCGGTGCGATCGAAATTCTTGCCTTGGGTGAC comes from Rhizobium sp. BT03 and encodes:
- the hpaH gene encoding 2-oxo-hept-4-ene-1,7-dioate hydratase, with translation MLSEDEIQAAAESLDQAERARTQTGLLSLKHPAMDMDDAYAVQAAWVKKKITGGCKPIGWKIGLTSKAMQYALNIDIPDSGVLFDDMVFEDGATVPADRFIQPRIEAEIAFVMKAPLRGPGISIFDVLNATDYVTPALEILDTRILRVDPETKKARTIVDTISDNAANAGIVTGGRAVRPDEIDMRWMGAIVSRNAEVEETGLGAGVLNQPARGVAWLANRLAQYGDGIEAGQIVLAGSFIRPIEARHGDTINADFGPYGSVSLYFA
- a CDS encoding SDR family NAD(P)-dependent oxidoreductase, coding for MRFSNKTALITGGGTGIGAAVARRIRQEGGNVVLVGRRPAPLRAVADEIGATVITADAADGAAMRAALETVVETFGGLDVLIANAGGHGVGPTISMSDETWDLATRLNLNTAFVSARESLPHLIGSKGNIVVLASIAGLFAGPDAAGYVTMKHGCIGLAKSLARDYGRKGVRTNTVCPGWVTTDMADEQMQVIVEKFKLKSVEEAYALVTKDVPLGRPASAEDVANAVCFLASPEASMINGAILTVDGGAGTVDLPTLAFAE
- the hpaI gene encoding 4-hydroxy-2-oxoheptanedioate aldolase gives rise to the protein MPAPRNLFKQALKEGRAQIGLWQALASPYTVEICAGAGYDWLLLDAEHAPNDVPLLASQLQAMKGSASHAVIRPPVGETWIIKQMLDIGAQTLLIPMVDCKEMAEAMVRAVRYPPQGVRGVGAALARASDFNRIPDYLQTANDEICLLLQVESRAGLAALDAIATTEGVDGVFIGPSDLAADMGYLGRPGAPEVQAEVEKALARIQSHGKAAGILIGDLALSKRYLELGATFVAIGNDVMLLANATAKLLEDFHKAEPARPVGDVKVY